A single genomic interval of Chitinophaga sp. 180180018-3 harbors:
- the asnB gene encoding asparagine synthase (glutamine-hydrolyzing), producing MCGICGIVDLSYQGRKEHFPIIAPMTEKLRHRGPDSSAYYYGDNFVFGFSRLSIIDMKGGMQPIGNEDDSIVLICNGEIFNYIELRQMLIAKGHLFKTGSDVEVIIHLYEEYGTALLDYLNGQFSFALFDLKKQVLLCARDHFGITPFYYTVVNNYLVFASEIKSILVFPEYKKKVDLTGLDQVFTFPGMVSDRTLFAGILSLKNGHFLRYDGYKLTEEEYWDLIYPTSDETISVENESYYIDGLNDLINDAIRLRLRSDVPVGLYLSGGLDSSLIAAKAKSISPKQVTNAYSIVFGEKDINEEKYQHLLAQHLQLKHYKKLFNYTDITTRLPDAVYFCECPIKESYNTASMALSEMVHDHDYRVILSGEGADEFFAGYVGYRFDKIRQQHADTIEDNWQERAIRKKLWGDENFFYEKNKTELAGIKRSLYAAGVKEKFDQFNCLEHFVVNNSRLVNRHVLHKRAYLDYKLRLVDHLLSDHGDRMGLANSVEVRYPFLDKRIAEFAARIPPDLKLHDFEEKYILKKIASKEIPAEIVSREKFGFVAPGSPYILKRNVSYVNDLLSYDTIKRQGYFNPEAVQALVKQYSQDDFYLNIPFDSDLLMVIITFGILLDKFDLPDHS from the coding sequence ATGTGTGGTATCTGCGGTATTGTTGATCTCTCTTACCAGGGCAGGAAAGAGCATTTTCCTATTATTGCCCCGATGACAGAAAAACTGCGTCATAGAGGCCCCGATAGCAGTGCCTATTACTATGGTGATAATTTTGTATTTGGATTTTCGAGGCTTAGCATCATAGATATGAAAGGAGGCATGCAGCCTATTGGTAATGAAGACGATTCTATTGTGTTGATTTGTAATGGTGAGATATTCAATTATATTGAACTCAGGCAGATGCTGATAGCGAAAGGGCATCTGTTTAAAACAGGATCAGATGTAGAAGTAATCATTCATTTATACGAGGAATATGGTACCGCATTGCTGGATTACTTAAACGGACAGTTTTCATTCGCTTTATTTGATCTGAAGAAACAAGTATTGCTATGTGCAAGAGATCATTTTGGTATTACTCCCTTTTATTATACAGTTGTAAATAATTACCTGGTATTTGCTTCAGAGATAAAATCAATTCTGGTCTTTCCGGAATATAAAAAGAAGGTAGATCTGACAGGTTTAGACCAGGTGTTCACCTTTCCGGGAATGGTGAGTGATAGAACACTTTTTGCTGGAATATTAAGTTTGAAAAATGGGCACTTCCTGCGTTACGATGGATATAAATTGACGGAAGAAGAATATTGGGATCTCATCTATCCTACGTCGGATGAAACTATATCAGTAGAAAATGAAAGCTATTATATCGACGGATTGAATGACCTCATCAATGACGCTATCAGGTTACGCCTGCGCAGTGATGTACCTGTGGGTCTTTACCTGAGTGGTGGATTGGATTCTTCACTGATAGCGGCCAAGGCAAAATCGATATCGCCGAAACAGGTTACCAATGCGTATTCTATTGTTTTCGGTGAAAAAGATATAAACGAGGAAAAATATCAGCATTTACTGGCACAGCACCTGCAACTTAAACACTATAAGAAGTTGTTTAATTATACCGATATCACAACGCGCTTACCTGATGCAGTTTATTTCTGTGAATGCCCTATAAAGGAAAGCTATAATACAGCATCTATGGCACTTTCCGAAATGGTGCACGATCATGATTACCGGGTAATACTTTCCGGAGAAGGAGCAGACGAATTTTTTGCCGGATATGTTGGTTACAGATTTGATAAGATCAGACAACAGCATGCCGATACTATTGAAGATAACTGGCAGGAGAGAGCCATTCGTAAGAAGTTATGGGGAGACGAGAATTTTTTTTATGAGAAGAATAAGACGGAGTTAGCCGGTATTAAACGTAGCCTGTATGCTGCCGGAGTAAAAGAGAAATTTGATCAGTTTAATTGTCTTGAGCATTTTGTCGTGAACAATAGCCGCCTTGTAAACCGGCATGTGTTGCATAAGAGGGCTTATCTCGACTATAAATTACGCTTGGTAGATCATCTTTTGTCAGATCATGGCGACCGGATGGGTTTAGCCAATTCGGTGGAGGTTAGATATCCATTTCTCGACAAACGTATCGCCGAATTTGCTGCCCGGATACCACCGGATCTTAAACTACATGATTTCGAGGAAAAGTATATCCTGAAGAAAATCGCATCGAAAGAGATTCCCGCAGAAATAGTAAGCCGTGAGAAGTTTGGCTTTGTAGCTCCGGGAAGTCCTTATATTCTGAAGAGGAATGTTTCATATGTCAATGATCTGCTGTCATATGATACCATAAAACGACAGGGATATTTTAATCCGGAAGCAGTACAGGCGCTTGTAAAGCAATATAGTCAGGACGATTTTTACCTCAATATCCCTTTTGACTCAGACCTGCTGATGGTCATCATTACATTTGGCATACTGCTGGACAAATTTGATCTTCCTGATCACTCCTGA
- a CDS encoding amino acid racemase — translation MFPTEKKLGIIGGMGSFASANLYNTILSKSPARNDAEHIEIIIHNNARIPDRTRGILYNGPDPFPEILRSARMMDSLQVDYLLMACVTAHYYYDILQEKLHYTTILNLLDVLTNHIREHLPAVKTIGLLATTGVIKTQMWHKKLRNIGVEVICLPQTEQESLFMEAIYGDKGVKSGMVSDEPQKRLIEACHMLTAMGADAILSSCSEIPLVLRQQHVEVLLIDAFDVLTDYVLKQFYS, via the coding sequence ATGTTTCCAACTGAAAAGAAATTGGGTATAATTGGCGGCATGGGTTCCTTTGCTTCTGCAAATCTTTACAATACCATTTTAAGTAAATCCCCCGCAAGAAATGATGCAGAGCATATTGAAATCATCATTCATAATAATGCACGGATCCCCGACCGGACCAGAGGGATTCTTTACAATGGGCCGGACCCTTTTCCTGAGATATTACGATCGGCAAGAATGATGGATAGTTTACAGGTAGACTATTTACTCATGGCTTGTGTAACTGCTCATTATTACTATGATATTTTGCAGGAAAAACTGCATTATACAACCATCCTCAACTTACTTGATGTATTAACTAATCATATACGGGAACATTTGCCGGCTGTGAAAACCATCGGATTACTGGCAACCACCGGCGTAATCAAAACACAGATGTGGCATAAGAAACTCCGGAATATAGGTGTAGAAGTGATCTGTTTGCCTCAAACAGAGCAGGAGTCTCTTTTCATGGAGGCCATCTATGGAGATAAAGGTGTGAAATCCGGCATGGTGTCAGATGAACCTCAGAAGAGATTGATAGAGGCCTGTCATATGCTCACCGCTATGGGAGCAGATGCCATCCTCTCTAGTTGTTCTGAAATTCCGCTGGTACTCAGGCAACAGCACGTTGAAGTATTATTAATAGATGCTTTCGATGTGCTGACAGATTACGTATTGAAGCAGTTTTATTCATAA